The genomic interval atctcaatagATGGGCTCAACAGCAGAATTGAAGGAACAAAGGGAAGAATTAGTGAATTTGGAAAATAGAGCAATAAAAATTGTCCAATCTGAACAACAGATAGAAAATAGGCTGAGGGGAAAGAAACCTCTACAGAGCCTCAGAGATCTATGGAGCTGTAACAAATGTTTTAACACTACATCATCAGAGTTTCAAGAGAACAATAGAAAGAGGGTGAAGCTAAAAAAAGTACTCAAAGAATTAGCAGCTAAAAGTTTTTCTAAGAAGCTGAGCAAACCCCAAAGAGGACAAAACTAAAGCAATCCACACAAAAACACATAATAATCAAACTTCTAAAAACAAAAGGTCttgaaatagcaagagaaaaagaacatcTGATATGAgaaatattagttgaatgaaaCGTTTTCATCAGAAACTATGGAGGCCAGAAGTCAATGGTACAATATTTTCCAACTGTTAAAAAAAGCTATCAATGCTGAATCTTATATTCAGAGAAAATATCCCTCAGGAATgtgaagaaattaagacattttcagGGGAACGAAAACTGAGAGAATTGGTGTCACTAGAAGACCTACCTTAAAAGAATGGCTGAAGGAAGCTCTATatgcagaaaggaaatgataaaagaaggaaacttgaaacatcagaaaggaaggaaaaacttAGTAAACATACTTTATACTACAATGCAGTACAACAGAATGTCCTTCTTCTCTTGAGTTTTCTGAATTATGTTTGAcggttgaagcaaaaattataatgcTGTCTGATGTGGTTCTAAATATATTGTAGAGGATTATTTAATACAAACATattacagccaggcacagtggcttatgcctgtaatcccagcactttgggagaccaaggcaggtggatcacctgagttcaggagttcaagaccagcctggtcaggttgatgaaaccccatctctactaaaaatacaaaaattagccaggcttggtggcaggcacctgtagtcccagctactcgggaggctgaggcaggagaatcacttgaatctgggaggcggaggttacagtgagccaagatcataccactgcactctagcctggccgagagagcaagacttcatctcaaaaaaaaaaaaaattattacaaacaaGTGAAGGTATTAGGGCATAAAAATAGGTAAGTTTTCTACACTTCACTTTAATTGGTAAAATTATGATGCCAGCAGGATGTGATAAGTTTTGCATATAATTTAATACCTAGtgcaacaattttaaaaagagatatacTCAAAAGCACTGTAGATAAATCacaatggaattctaaaaaaCGTTCATGTAACCCATAGGAacgtaagaaaaagaaaacaaagaaaagacagaaaacaacaaaatttgtCTTACCATATCAATAactaccttaaatgtaaatggcataaatatacaaaataaatgaaatgtattgACAGAATATGTTAAACCATGACCCAAATATATGTCATCTTTAAtaaatttacttcaaaataattatataagcaaattaaaagaatggaaaaagataatatggaaacattaatcaaaagacTTCAGTGCAAACACAATTACCAGAGGCAGAGAGGAACATTATAGCATGATTTAAAAAAAGCCAATCCACTAAGAAGATATAGCAATCTTAAGTATATAAGCATCACATAACAGAGCTGAAAAATATGTGCAACAGAATAATATAAAGGAAAGGAGGAATAGATAAATCtacaattatagttggagacttcaacaccactctttcaaaaactgatagaactacagaaagaaaatcagcaaagatatAGAAGAATTCAACAGCACCATTAACCAACAgaatctaattgacatttacagaacactccATCCAGCAACACCAGAATATACATGGTTTTCAAGTGACCATGGAACACATACCAAAATAAACTATATCCTGGGCCATAAAGCAAACctcaacaaacttttaaaaattgaaatcatacagagtGTTTTCAATACACAATAGAATTAAACTAGAGATCAATGGCAGAAAGATAAAAGGAAGATCACAAAACACTTGGAAACTAACCAGTGCACATCTAAATAATCCGCAGATCAAAGATAAAGTCTTAAGGGAAATTTAAAAGAcaatgaactgaatgaaattaaaacatatgaaaatttgTAGGACACAGCAGAAACAGTGCTGAGacagaaatttatagcattatatgcacatatttaaaaacaggaaaatcaaTTCTCTAAGCTCACACATcaagaagatgaaaaaggaagagaaaaacaaaccaaaagtaaaacaaaacaagactaagcaaaaatcaGGAAATATTAATGATAAGAATAAAACTCAATGAGAATACATATACTAAAACATTTCATTGTAcaccataaacatatacaatttttttttaattaaaatcaatGGAGAAAAACATTAAGGtactaagaaaaggaaaataagggaATAGTATGAACAACTCAAAAAGATAAGTTTGACAagttagatgaaatggaccataACTCAAAAAACAAAGTGCCACAATtcactaaaaatgaaataaatagtcCTATAACtcctaagaaattttttttatataactTAAAAACACCCATAAAAGAACTCTTCAGGCCCAAATAATTTCACTGGAGAATTTTACCAAATTTTAATAGAggaattaacaccaattctacataaaatcttccagaaaatggaagagaagggggaatactcaattcattttatgaagctggagttaccctgataccaaaaccagaccaACACagcaccaaacaaacaaacaaacaaacaaatacaaaatctattattttttacgAATATAGACACTAaagttcttaacaaaatattggcaCATAGAATATAGCAATATATGAAAAGAATTATGCACCATGAAAAAGTGGGGCTTAGTCcatggatgcaaggctggtttaatcTCTGAAAATCAACCAATATAATCCACAGTATTAATAGGCTAAAGATGAAAAATCACATGTTCATATCAACCGATgtaaaaaaattggcaaaattaaacaccatttatgattaaaacctctcagaaaaataggaatagaGAGAAACTTCTTCAACTTGAGAACATCAATAAAAAACCTACCGCTAACATTATgcttaatggtaaaagactgcGTGCATTCCTGCTAAGACAGAGAACTAGGCAATTATGTCTGCTTTCACTACTTTTATTTAGTGCAATCCTGTAGGTTCTAGCgagtgcaataagacaagaaaagtaaataaaagacatacagattggaaaggaaaatatgACTGTCCTTTTTCACAGATAACATgatttctatgtagaaaattccaaCAAATGTAAAGAGAATTCCTGGAAcgaataaatgagttcagcaaggtcaTAAGATATAAGATAAATTGAGAACTCAGTTGTGTTTATGCTATCAATTAACACGtggacactgaaatttaaaatataccatttatatataccatttaaaaatataccatttAAAATATAGCATTATATTGCTCAGAAGAATTAAATACTTACAGGTAAATCTAAGCAAAACATGTATAGGACTTGTaagctgaaaattacaaaacatcagtgaaaaaaataaaatttaaataaatggaaagaccatgttcatagattgaaagACAGCATAGTAAAATGTCAATTATCTACAGATTGTTATATAGGTTTAACACAATTCCTGTCAAAATcccaggaagattttttttttttttagatatagaCAGAAGTGTTCTACAGTTTTTATGAAAGGTAAGAAACTGGTATATAGCTAAAACGATTCTGAAAAAGAAGACTAAAGTGGAAGGAATCAAACTACCCTATTTCAGGGTTTAATATACAGCTGTAGTAATCAAGACTGCGGTATTGACAGAGAAATAGACATAGATCAATTAAACAGAATAAATAGCCCCTTAAAaatatgcccaactaatttttaacaaaggtgTAAAAGCAATTCATTGGAGGAAAGATagcctttttaacaaatggtactggagGAACTGGACATCCACAGGCAAAAAATGAATCCCAGCCTAAGTCTCACACCTTTTACAAAAGTTAAAGTGAATcacagacttaaatgtgaaatataaaaacatacagcatttaggaaaaaatagaagaaaatcttcataaATCTAGGGCTAGGTGAGGTTCTTAGACTTAATACCAAAAGCATgactcataaaagaaaaaataataaattagacttcatcaaaatttaaaacttttttgccCTGCATAAGAccctgttaagagaatgaaaatgcaagctatgaaatgggaaaaatatttgcaaatcacgtatctgacaaagaactgctatctagaatatataaataattttcagaaCACACCAGTAAACAAAATACATaattagaaaataggaaaaatatgaacagacatttcaccaaagaagataaccagatggcaaataaacacatgaaaacatttaacatcattagccataagggaaatgcaaatttcaaACATGAGATATTACGATACTTCTATCAGAATACCTAAAATAAAGAATAGGAAAAATGCCACGTGCTAGTAAAAAGGAGGAGAAACTAGATCACTCAATATGTTGTtgataggaatataaaatggtacagccactctggaaagcagcttggcagtttcttaaacaaCTAAACATGCAACTACCGTATAACCCAGCAGTTTCACTTCTGGTCACTCATACAGAGAAGTAAAAACTTATATTCACACAGAAACCTCTACACAAATGTTCATGGTAGCTTTATTAATAATATCTCTAAACTGGAAACAAACCTGGATGTCCTTTCAATGGCTGAATGGTTAAACCAACTTTAGTACatctataccatggaatactactcagcaataaaagttAACAAACTCTTAAAAATTAGCAAACCCAGTGAATGAGACTGAGTGAAAATGCCCAGTTCCAAAATATTACATGTTGTGTGactcatttatataacattctcaaaatgacaaaattatagaaatgcagTTCCgtttagtggttgccaagggttagggaaggggtgggggcaggagggaagAGGGTGTGACTATAAAAGGTCAACATGAGGGATCCTCATGACTGTGGAgaagttctgtatcttgattgggTTAATGTCGATATCACAGTTGTGATATTATACCATAGTTTTGCAGTTGTTACCATTTGGGGAAACTAGGTAAAAGGTGTAGAGGATCTcctattattaatattccttacaaATGCATGGGAATCTAcagttatctcaaaataataggttaaattaaaaaaaagtttaaaaacaaaaagtcaattgTTTTGATCAGGAACCGTGATCTAGAAGAAAAGCCAGATATCCCAAATGAGAAAGTTAAGAAGGACTGAGGCAAcatggagaagagagaagattaaCATTGACCTGGTTGGGAGGAAGATCAGGAAGATTTCACAGAATTTATCACATTTGGATTGAGCCTTGAAGAATATCAGGTGTCCAGGAGTAGAAGATAGGAAAAAATATGCAGACCATGCTAAGGATGCACATTTTTCATCGTGCATGGTCAAAAGTTGTGGTACTATGTCTCAAGGTATATACGAGGCAATGAGGAGATAGTTTGGAGCCTCCATCAAGGAGAACCGTGAGTAATGAGGGCTGAGTTTCAAATGCCAGGCTCTGAGttagaaattaaattaattgATGATTCTATCAGGGAAGCGCAGTTACTCCAATGCACTTGACACACAGCTTCAGGAGCAGAGAGAGCAATGGCCTATTCCCAAGCCACTCAGGCAGGCCAAATAAGCCTAGTAATTCAGCAATCAGGATTCTTTGACAATTAGGTGGCGTTCATGCTTTTGTGCATGGTGAGTTGCATGTCAGagacaaagaaaacaagaaacaatgAGGTCCGGATtgaggaaatggaaaatggaatagaaaagaccAGATGGTTAATGGAGACATTTCAGAAGACTTGGAGACTCCCAGATTAGGGAGAGAAGTCTGAGCTGATTCCAGATTTCTAGTTCAAGTTACTGGAGAAGATGGAGTTACAATATCCCAGGAGGTCACTTCTTGAGATAGACACATGTGAAGATAAAAAGATGCAAGAGGGAGGGAGATAATGTGTTGGGTTGAGACACATTAGGTGTGAGGTGATGCTGGAAGTGTCCAGAAAATAGTTGGTAATTTGGTTCTACAGTTCAGGAGAAAGAGTCAGACTGAACACATGGCATGAGAAGTTTGATGAGGCCACTTGAGTGAGAAGAGTTTCAAGGACAGAACACGGGAGAATATTGACTTTCATATTAGGGAAAGTGTTGAAAGTGGAGAGAACAGAGATTAGGAGAACATCTGGAAGACAGAACTCTGAAGTCTAGGATGGAAAGTCCCACAGACGAGATTATCCATAGTAGAGTCCCAGAGTCACAAAGAGATCCTAGAGGGTCAGACATGGGAAAAGGGCATGGAATTTGATGCGTAGGGAACAGTCGTTGCAGGGGCGTAGTGTGGCAGAAGTGAAGAGCTGTGTGAACAGTAAGGaatgggggcagggagagagcaGGCAGCTGCGACTggcctttcatttttaaatataattcataatGTTACTATTAAAGTATTTTCCTCCCTTTAATTTTCTTGCACCTGGAGAATTATTCTCTAGCATCATGTTTATCAACCTGTATGTTTGTGAAGAAACTAAAACAAGCAGAACCATGAAGAATAATTGAGTGGCAGGAAAGCCTTTTATAAGAAAGTTGGACATTTGTAATGTCTCAATTCAAATCATCTTATGTATGTTTTGTTTAAATATAGTTTCtgttattaaaaacaatattggtGGGTAAATGAAAGTTTGCAATTTAGCTTTGGATTACTTTTAACTTTCAGAACTAGATTATGAACtctgtgtgcatgcgtgcacatGGGTgtgaatttcataaaaattatattttccaattGTTGATGAAGTTCTCTTtcccatttctgattttagttgaATGCCTGTGGATCTAATAGTAAAAGACTTCTGTTTCACAACCTCTGGGAATACCATGTAGTTGTGGAATATGAGATTTTAGAGACTGAAACTAACCTGGTGGAAATTCAAAttcatcttttatcttttagATAAAAGCCTTTGAAATTCTTTTAGTGTGAAGTTATCAGCAGGCTTGATTCTCATATTACCTCATTACTAACCCAAGGAGTTTTCCAAATGCATGGAGAACAATGCTCTGTGGCTGAAACTAGGATTTTATCACTACTCCAGTCCAGTGATAAGGCAAATGTGGCCCACCTAGTTCTACTTGGGAAATTCTGCCTGCTCACCCCAATATACCTTTGGAGATCACGAGATCACAACACATATAGAAGGTTCTCATAAATTGTGCACTGAAGAAACCTGTTCAACTTTATTTGAGCATTTTCAAAACTTCTTAAACCACAGAACCTTTTTCCACGTTAACATTTCATAACTCACCTAGGGTTTTTGTAAGATAAGAAGTGGAATAAATGCTTTTGAAGGATTGGTGCTTCAGCACCGAGGTCTGTACTGCTAGAAGTGATGGCAGTGTTCtccatatatttttgtttcatggATTGGACTGGgtgaaatacaagaaaaaattctGACTGCACTGATCTCCCTTCTACCCCCAGAATGGCAAAAAATCAGCTTATTAGGTACTAAGGTTTTGCATGttttcctgaaaaattatttttatcagttgTTGCATCTACTTTCATTCAATGGAATACGCTCTTCATTATGTAtaagatattttgttaaagataGAAAAGTATGAACAAAGAAGTAGTCATATCATGTTCACCAATTGTTATTTTAAGGCTTACTTATAAAACAGGATAATTCACTACTTGGGGGAAAAGGCTAATTTCCAAAACTGCAGCTATGTAGTGATTTACTTATTCCGTAAGCCTATGATCTTATCTGCTCGGATTTACATTTGGAGCAGTAAAACCTCTGGCAGCTGCTCTTAGCTGTCTGCATGAAGAGGAGATGGGAGATAAGAACATTCCTGATTTTATTGCTTTCTAGAACATTTgaagttggggtgggggtgggaaagaTGAACCTATTGTGACCATAAATGTCCATCGAGTCTGATACCAAAGAAGTAAACCAGTCCTCTTAGAAGATGTGGTAAATCTCCCAGGCCACTGGCCTCCATTTGTCAAAACCTGTTAAGGCTTAAAAAAGAGGAGAGCTACTGCCTCTTCTTCAACAGAAAAGCAATCATTCCAATGTTAAGATAGTTTAGGGCTTTGGGAGAATTATTGCCAGGTAGAAAACTTTCAACTATTCTTATTGTGAGCTCACCAGATGACCTTACCCTACTTCCAAAGAGCACTGTAGGACCCTGGGCAATTGGAGCAAGCTTCAGCCCACTCCAACTAACGATTCCAGCCAGGATGCAGTGTGGGACAGCATTTAGGGGAGGGTGTTGACACAGACTCTGCCCAGGCACACCCGCCAATAGCATCACCACTGGGAAAGTGGCAGCTCTTTGTACGATTTAATTGGAGACCATTTGGGATTCCTGTCAGGTGAGAGTCTCTAGGAAGACTGTTAAAACCCCTGAATTTTGATGACTTCCAGGATGTGTTGATAGGTCTGTATTAGCTCATTCTCAAGACCTAAAATTTTCTTACGCTTTCTTCTTTGGACATTAGTTCTTCAGTTAAAAGCTGCCAAAATCATGACAGAATCTGGTGGGGGGGAGGAATTTTTATTGCCTAATAAATAATCTCATAGGAGGTCATAATTCCATATTAGCCACTAAATATCTGAAATGTATAATGCATGCAAAGTTGGACCCAAGATGTAGATGAAAAACAGCTCAGTGACATTTCTTaagaattattcattttcttttttaatgtgaaagtAGAGCAAGAACATTCTCCTAAATCCCAGACTTAGAGAGCTGAGCATTGCCCGGAGGCCTTAAAGAATTACATTGACAGAgccatttttctttagtttttaaattacacataAAAAGTTCCCCTAAAGAATTTTGGAAGAGATCTCAAGCTTTCAGATTCATTAGACTTAGAGGGACCTCTGGAAACTCCCATCATGGTCTTCATCTGTTGTCCTAGGAAGACACTGAAATCATGCTAGGGAGAAACAAAGCTCCTCagttttggaaaaatgtttattattgtttCAGTCTTCCTCTGTAATGTACCCTGGACCCAGCTATGCTCATTGGCACAAAGTTTTAAATTGTTCTGCTCTTGTGAATAGCTgcttcccccaacacacacacacacacacacacacaccagccacTGCTGTAGTGTTTTATCTCCTTGAGGACTACTGTTACCTGCCTAACTCATTTTAACCCTGAGTTCTTTGAACCTCTTTGTCCTTTCATCTTCCTTAAAATTGCTATGACTCCCCGCAAAACCACTCAtcccctaaaaataaaaatcagtccaGTGGCAAAGTTTGTTGAAAGGCAAGGAGAAACCAATGTGTCTTGGTTTATGGGAATAATGCTGGGCAGAGAAATCAATATTCTTTGAAGGCTGTCCTCCTACCATGGCAAAGTGGAGCTCTCCAAGGAGGTCTTTGGGGTTGGACATAAACTCAAAGCAGTGCATATCTTACGTGCTATTAGGTCTTTTCTGGAATGATAATGCTGACATtcctgttattttccttttaggCAGGTTGGGCCAACATTTcccatttcaaatatattttctctgttgACAGAGACCAGATACTGCTACACTCAGCACACAATGGAAGTCACAGGAAACAGTATCTCAGTCACCAAACGCTGTGTCCCACTGGAAGAGTGCTTATCCACTGGCTGCAGAGACTCCGAGCATGAAGGCCACaaggtctgggcaacagagcaagtgaCCAGTACTACATAGCCAGCTGCCTTCTCTTCAGACATCTGCCAGTACTCATGAGCAGATTCTTACTCCCCCATGAAGGCTGTCTTTTGACTGTCTTTATGCTCTATGAAAAGACGCTTCCTTTCGTGTTTGCTCTAAAAGAATACACGTTTATACCAGAGCATAGGACAACTGATATAAATTGTGTAAACACACATCAGGAGGGTATTCAGTGTTATTTTAAACCCTTTCTTCACTCAGAGGAAAGTAATAAAGCTACCAGAAAAAAGAGGAGCAAGGGACCAGTTATGTCCATCACAGTGAAGCTTTGCAGATGTACCCAGTTCATTCATCACAGGAGGACCGAGGCAATTCAGCTTTGATAACTTTATGTAAAGTAGGGCTCATGTTGTGACTGGGATGTCAGTTTGGGGAGGGTCTCCACTGGCTCTTGAGTTATTTGATAGGTGACGAGAGACCCATCTTGTGTGTTTGCTTAAGCTTCACCTGGTACCTGTAGAAGCCTGTATACGGAAACACATGGTGCCTATATACAGAAGCACTCAGTGTAAAATGAGCTTGGGAGGCAACTTTTAAGGGGCATATAAAGAATCACAGAAAGGCAGCCTTGCCCtctatatgtgtgtctatatgtgtgaCCTTAACATATCAGGCTTTGGCCTTTATTTAGCAGCTGAACACTTCTCCTGCAGGTGGCCTTCCTGGTGGTTTGGGCAATGTCCAGTCTCAATACCTGGGAACAGCACTGTCAGTAAGGGCTTATTTTTCAAGCAACCTCTTGAATAcactaataattaaaattttaaatataatctgcCTATTCTGCTCCTGGTTCAAAATGAGTAAAACCAAAGGCTTTCCCTGACCTCTCCAGCAAATTGGACTTGATTCTGAGGAGTTACTGTGGCCTCTTTACTAAGGAGAAAGTTAAGGATTAGAGAAGTTGGGTCATATGCttggtcacacagctggtaagtgacaGGCACAGAATTCCAGCTCACGTCTGGTTTGGAGTCTACCTCCGCAACATTATACTGTCTTCTGGCACATGTCACTGTGACTAAAGAATCAAATCCCTGCAGGAAGATGACTGTATAGAATATTATTAATAACCATCCTAGTGGTTATTAGTGACTAGGAATCACTtgggaatcttgttaaaatgtagttCTAATTCTTTGTCTGGGGCAAGGTTTGAGATTCTGCACTTGTAACAAACTCCCAGCTGATGTTGGAGCTGCTGGTTTGTAGCTTGTGTAGCCATGCTCCAAGAAAATTTTTGTCACTAGCTCTGTGGGTTTATTTCTTTCTAATGATCCATGAGTAAGCTGGTGTAAAGCAGGAGTAACTGCATGAATGAAAACCCTTCAAACATTAACTCACCCAATGAGAATGGAGACACTTATGCAAACAGTTCTATGAAAGTCAGTACTCAAGTTTAAATTACCCGGGTTGTTGCCACTTGACTCTCACTTGAAAACTTGGCAAATGAAGGCTTACCCTCTCTTCCTCAAATAGTCAGAAAGAGCCTCATGGAAAAAGAAGGACGAGTTTcgttattcccattttaagggTGAAataactgaggcccaggaagggTACACACCTTTGTAAGAATTGTATGGGTGGAGGgtgtcaaaaacaaaacctagATCTCTTGAAATGTTGACCAGATTGCTTCTAGAAGAAATATTATCCCCAGCCTTCCTGAACATAGAGTTGgcatttcctttatagattaggTAATTTTTACTTGCATCTTGCCATGTGGGCGACAATGCCTTCAAAAACCCCGCCTCCTTCCAAGACGTGCTGGCTtctcattatctttttttcttcctttctttcaggtCTGCACTTCTTGTTGTGAAGGAAATATCTGTAACTTGCCACTGCCCCGAAATGAAACTGATGCCACATTTGCCACGACGTCACCTATAAATCAGACAAATGGGCACCCACGCTGTATGTCAGTGATAGTGTCCTGCTTGTGGTTGTGGTTAGGGCTCATGTTATAGCAGCTCAATGGCTCCATGTGTTAGTAGCGATCCATGGGGATCTCAGTGGTCCACAGTCCTGCATGAGTCATTGGCCTGACGGTAATTACACATGTGAGACACAACACTCTTGGAGGTCATCACAGCCAAGCATTGCCACTTATCATGAGGAATAAATGTTGCTTCATTGTAGCCATTTTGAGTCTAACCGAGACTCATCAAAGCCTTCTGTCAGTACAGCCCAAGTTCCATACcataaacctttgttttcattccaAGAAGTAGTTCTGCATTTATCAAGATCTGGGGTTCTTAATTTGGAAGAATACATGCATGAGATGCAGTAGGTC from Pongo abelii isolate AG06213 chromosome 11, NHGRI_mPonAbe1-v2.0_pri, whole genome shotgun sequence carries:
- the LYPD6 gene encoding ly6/PLAUR domain-containing protein 6 isoform X1 yields the protein MEPGPALAWLLLLSLLADCLKAAQSRDFTVKDIIYLHPSTTPYPGGFKCFTCEKAADNYECNRWAPDIYCPRETRYCYTQHTMEVTGNSISVTKRCVPLEECLSTGCRDSEHEGHKVCTSCCEGNICNLPLPRNETDATFATTSPINQTNGHPRCMSVIVSCLWLWLGLML
- the LYPD6 gene encoding ly6/PLAUR domain-containing protein 6 isoform X2, translating into MEPGPALAWLLLLSLLADCLKAAQSRDFTVKDIIYLHPSKTRYCYTQHTMEVTGNSISVTKRCVPLEECLSTGCRDSEHEGHKVCTSCCEGNICNLPLPRNETDATFATTSPINQTNGHPRCMSVIVSCLWLWLGLML
- the LYPD6 gene encoding ly6/PLAUR domain-containing protein 6 precursor (The RefSeq protein has 1 substitution compared to this genomic sequence): MEPGPALAWLLLLSLLADCLKAAQSRDFTVKDIIYLHPSTTPYPGGFKCFTCEKAADNYECNRWAPDIYCPRETRYCYTQHTMEVTGNSISVTKRCVPLEECLSTGCRDSEHEGHKVCTSCCEGNICNLPLPRNGTDATFATTSPINQTNGHPRCMSVIVSCLWLWLGLML